A stretch of Amycolatopsis balhimycina FH 1894 DNA encodes these proteins:
- a CDS encoding RNA polymerase sigma factor, which produces MSLLPPDIELVAALRGGNEGTFAAVVDAWSAPMLRLARSFVSTRASAEEVVQDTWLAVVKGLDAFEGRSAFKTWVYRILVNTAKKRGVAEHRCIPWASLAPDGEDRGPTVDPARFRGAGDPYSGVWREFPAAWPTPEGTALALEVRRVIDGALDELPARQRAVIGLRDIADHSADEVCELLEITAANQRVLLHRARAVVRERLADYLEAGGKPV; this is translated from the coding sequence GTGAGCTTGCTACCGCCGGACATCGAACTCGTCGCCGCACTGCGCGGCGGGAACGAAGGCACCTTCGCCGCCGTCGTCGACGCGTGGTCGGCGCCGATGCTGCGCCTGGCCCGGTCGTTCGTTTCCACCCGCGCGTCCGCCGAGGAAGTCGTCCAGGACACCTGGCTCGCCGTGGTGAAGGGCCTCGATGCGTTCGAGGGGCGCTCGGCGTTCAAGACCTGGGTCTACCGGATCCTGGTCAACACCGCCAAGAAACGCGGCGTCGCCGAGCACCGCTGCATTCCCTGGGCCAGCCTGGCGCCCGACGGCGAGGACCGCGGCCCCACCGTCGACCCGGCCCGGTTCCGCGGCGCCGGCGATCCGTACTCCGGTGTGTGGCGGGAGTTCCCCGCCGCGTGGCCTACTCCGGAAGGTACCGCGCTGGCGCTGGAGGTCCGGCGGGTGATCGACGGCGCGCTCGACGAGCTGCCCGCCCGCCAGCGCGCCGTCATCGGCCTCCGCGACATCGCCGACCACAGCGCCGACGAGGTCTGCGAGCTGCTCGAGATCACCGCGGCCAACCAGCGGGTACTCCTGCACCGCGCGAGGGCCGTGGTGCGCGAACGGCTCGCGGACTACCTGGAAGCCGGGGGGAAGCCGGTATGA
- a CDS encoding anti-sigma factor family protein has product MTCEEFAELVTAFLVGALGPAAEARFVEHLALCEGCEIHLAQFRITIAELGALLAESLSADIRGTVLDAFRDQHAR; this is encoded by the coding sequence ATGACGTGCGAAGAGTTCGCCGAACTCGTCACCGCCTTCCTCGTCGGAGCTCTCGGCCCGGCGGCCGAAGCCCGCTTCGTCGAACACCTGGCGCTGTGCGAAGGCTGCGAAATCCACCTCGCCCAGTTCCGCATCACGATCGCGGAACTCGGCGCACTCCTGGCCGAAAGCCTCTCGGCCGACATCCGCGGCACCGTCCTCGACGCCTTCCGCGATCAGCACGCCCGATGA
- a CDS encoding flavodoxin family protein: MPNYDDLRALFINGTLKRSPDPSNTDGLIDVSRGIMEKNGVRVEVLRAIDHDIATGVWPDMTEHGWATDAWPGIYEKVMAADILVLAGPIWLGDNSSVTKQVIERLYACSHLLNDPGQYAYYGRVGGCLITGNEDGVKHCAMNVLYSLQHLGYTIPPQADAGWIGEAGPGPSYLDPGSGGPENDFTNRNTTFMTWNLMHLARMLKDAGGIPVHGNQRSEWDAGCRFDFANPEYR, translated from the coding sequence ATGCCGAACTACGACGACCTGCGTGCCCTGTTCATCAACGGCACGCTCAAGCGCTCGCCCGATCCCAGCAACACCGACGGCCTGATCGACGTCAGCCGCGGGATCATGGAGAAGAACGGCGTCCGGGTCGAGGTGCTCCGCGCGATCGACCACGACATCGCCACCGGCGTCTGGCCCGACATGACCGAGCACGGCTGGGCCACCGACGCCTGGCCGGGCATCTACGAGAAGGTGATGGCCGCCGACATCCTCGTGCTCGCCGGGCCGATCTGGCTGGGCGACAACAGTTCCGTCACGAAGCAGGTCATCGAGCGGCTCTACGCCTGTTCGCACCTGCTCAACGACCCCGGGCAGTACGCCTACTACGGCCGGGTCGGCGGCTGCCTGATCACCGGCAACGAGGACGGCGTGAAGCACTGCGCGATGAACGTCCTCTACAGCCTGCAGCACCTCGGCTACACCATCCCGCCCCAGGCGGACGCGGGCTGGATCGGCGAGGCCGGGCCCGGACCGTCCTACCTGGACCCCGGATCGGGCGGCCCGGAGAACGACTTCACCAACCGCAACACCACGTTCATGACGTGGAACCTGATGCACCTCGCGAGGATGCTGAAGGACGCCGGCGGCATCCCGGTGCACGGCAACCAGCGCAGCGAATGGGACGCCGGTTGCCGGTTCGACTTCGCCAACCCCGAGTATCGCTGA
- a CDS encoding tetratricopeptide repeat protein, producing MDDTQERPPPVQIPAPVDAFVGREAALDLLDRTWRRRADRPPVVVLSGIGGVGKTTVAVRWLSDHRDRFPGGLLYTPLTEPGGDPVSTSEVLFGFLVTIGVPADTIPPQPGQRSAMFRAAVEGRFVGILLDDAVSAGQVRALLPATASAMVVVTTRRQLTGLAMDGAELLDLAPLTPEDARRLLGEVAGHERIAAEPDAAGAIVEICGGLPLALGIIGARLRARPLRSVAREANTYARHLGAGTGAPDDVREVQAVFDTSYAELPESAARVYRTCGLHPGPDVSVDALADVLGEPAAQVEDAVDTLVSVNLLVDAAGDRVAQHDLLRRDARLRAERELEPADQLTVVRGFTRWYLARAQAADDLIHPQRPRFGVTPPGGNRQAFPDRAAAVAWWRRDRRSIRAVVDEAARRHWDEELWRFCEASWGFFLHHRDYEPWLAMHTAGVAAAQRCDVPLVEARLRSQLGFAYAKLHRFDDAVAENRIALHLGEQQAHGPTRATALSQLGRAARGQGDLPAALGYYQQAARLQEDLGIPRGVALCRRRCGEVLAELGRDEEAITELAAAAKAMAELGDAVQHARAATAAATLRSRQGRHDEARRGLVDALRVVRDLDSPYYTAEVLSALGQAEREAGHEEDGRRHRAEARELYLRLGDPRADEIAAADGPGAAAGEHGDRDLGSGSR from the coding sequence ATGGACGACACACAGGAGCGACCGCCGCCGGTTCAGATCCCGGCTCCGGTGGACGCCTTCGTCGGCCGGGAGGCCGCACTGGATCTGCTGGACCGTACGTGGCGGCGCCGGGCGGACCGCCCGCCCGTCGTCGTTCTGAGCGGCATCGGCGGGGTGGGGAAGACAACGGTCGCCGTGCGCTGGCTGAGCGATCACCGCGACCGGTTCCCCGGCGGCCTCCTCTACACCCCGCTGACCGAGCCCGGTGGCGATCCGGTGTCCACCAGCGAAGTCCTGTTCGGGTTCCTGGTCACGATCGGCGTCCCCGCCGACACGATCCCGCCGCAGCCCGGACAGCGTTCGGCCATGTTCCGGGCCGCCGTCGAGGGCCGGTTCGTCGGCATCCTGCTCGACGACGCCGTCTCCGCCGGCCAGGTGCGTGCCCTGCTGCCCGCCACCGCGTCCGCGATGGTCGTGGTGACGACCCGGCGGCAGCTCACCGGCCTCGCGATGGATGGCGCGGAACTGCTCGACCTCGCCCCGCTGACCCCGGAAGACGCACGGCGGTTGCTGGGCGAAGTGGCCGGACACGAGCGGATCGCCGCGGAACCGGACGCGGCGGGCGCGATCGTCGAGATCTGCGGTGGCCTGCCGCTCGCGCTCGGGATCATCGGCGCGCGGTTGCGCGCCCGTCCGTTGCGGAGCGTGGCCCGGGAGGCGAACACCTACGCGCGTCACCTCGGCGCGGGGACCGGCGCGCCCGACGACGTGCGCGAGGTGCAGGCGGTCTTCGACACTTCGTACGCCGAACTGCCCGAGAGCGCCGCCCGGGTGTACCGCACCTGCGGTCTGCACCCCGGCCCGGACGTCTCGGTGGACGCGCTCGCCGACGTCCTCGGTGAGCCTGCCGCCCAAGTCGAAGACGCCGTCGATACGCTCGTGTCGGTCAACCTCCTCGTCGATGCCGCTGGCGATCGTGTCGCCCAGCACGACCTGCTGCGCCGTGACGCTCGCCTGCGCGCCGAGCGGGAGCTCGAACCCGCCGACCAGCTGACCGTCGTCCGTGGCTTCACCCGCTGGTACCTCGCCCGGGCGCAGGCCGCGGACGACCTGATCCACCCACAGCGTCCCCGGTTCGGCGTGACTCCGCCGGGCGGGAACCGCCAGGCGTTCCCGGACCGCGCAGCCGCGGTGGCCTGGTGGCGGCGTGATCGCCGGTCGATCCGCGCGGTGGTCGACGAGGCCGCCCGGCGGCACTGGGACGAAGAACTCTGGCGGTTCTGCGAAGCGTCGTGGGGGTTCTTCCTGCACCACCGCGACTACGAGCCCTGGCTGGCGATGCACACCGCGGGGGTGGCCGCGGCCCAGCGGTGCGACGTCCCGCTGGTGGAGGCGAGGCTGCGTTCGCAGCTCGGTTTCGCGTACGCGAAGCTGCACCGCTTCGACGATGCCGTCGCGGAAAACCGGATCGCCTTGCACCTCGGCGAGCAGCAGGCGCACGGCCCCACCCGCGCGACCGCGCTCTCCCAGCTCGGGCGCGCGGCTCGCGGCCAGGGGGACCTCCCCGCCGCGCTCGGGTACTACCAGCAAGCCGCACGGCTGCAGGAAGACCTCGGCATCCCCCGCGGAGTGGCCTTGTGCCGGCGCAGGTGCGGCGAGGTGCTGGCCGAACTAGGCCGTGACGAGGAGGCGATCACCGAGCTGGCCGCGGCCGCGAAGGCCATGGCCGAGCTCGGGGACGCGGTCCAGCACGCCAGGGCGGCCACGGCTGCCGCCACGCTGCGATCGCGGCAAGGCCGGCACGACGAAGCCCGGCGAGGCCTCGTGGACGCGCTACGGGTCGTCCGCGATCTCGACTCGCCGTACTACACCGCCGAGGTGCTGTCGGCCCTCGGACAGGCCGAGCGGGAAGCCGGCCACGAGGAGGACGGCCGCCGCCACCGTGCCGAGGCCCGCGAGCTCTACCTCCGGTTGGGAGACCCCCGTGCCGACGAAATCGCGGCCGCGGATGGCCCAGGCGCAGCCGCCGGGGAACACGGCGATCGCGACCTCGGCTCCGGGAGCCGATGA
- a CDS encoding DM13 domain-containing protein: MNRARRLLTRPWIVGILVTGLVAVAAGLYWFQPWQLVVDETVQEDLPAAAAPASVPPSAPPSQPSRPSPSSPPSPSAPAAPAELATGTLISHEHRTTGTVRIVRAADGSLVLRLENLATSSGPDVHVWLTDAPVKPGKDGWDVFDDGKHLDAGKLKGNKGNQNYPLPAGTDLTAYTSVSIWCERFDVSFGAAELARQP, from the coding sequence ATGAACCGCGCGCGGCGCCTGCTCACCCGGCCGTGGATAGTGGGCATCCTGGTGACGGGCCTGGTCGCCGTCGCGGCGGGGTTGTACTGGTTCCAGCCGTGGCAGTTGGTGGTGGACGAGACCGTGCAGGAGGACCTGCCGGCCGCCGCCGCACCGGCATCCGTTCCGCCGTCCGCCCCGCCGTCGCAGCCCTCACGGCCGTCGCCGTCCTCACCGCCGTCGCCGTCCGCTCCGGCCGCGCCCGCCGAACTCGCGACCGGCACGCTGATCAGCCACGAGCACCGCACCACCGGCACGGTCCGGATCGTGCGCGCGGCCGACGGGTCACTCGTGCTGCGCCTGGAGAACCTTGCCACCAGCAGCGGCCCCGACGTGCACGTCTGGCTCACTGACGCCCCGGTGAAGCCCGGCAAGGACGGCTGGGACGTCTTCGACGACGGCAAGCACCTCGACGCAGGCAAGCTCAAAGGCAACAAGGGCAACCAGAACTACCCGCTGCCCGCCGGCACCGACCTGACCGCCTACACCAGCGTCAGCATCTGGTGCGAACGCTTCGACGTCTCCTTCGGCGCGGCGGAACTGGCCCGGCAGCCGTAG
- a CDS encoding acyl-CoA dehydrogenase family protein, protein MPIKFTVDEPVARLAERVREFVREVVLPEEQACDGVLHDGPEPLRRRLQQAARDAGVFAPHLGLDLRGQAVVFEAAGYSLLGPLALNIAAPDEGNMHLLAKVAGEDQRKRYLDPLAAGEIRSCFAMTEPAPGAGSDPRALTTTATRVTGGWRIDGRKWFISGADGAAFAICMARTSGVPGDAGGATMFLVDAGNPGMKIVRNIATLDEGLFGGHSEVLFDGCEVGDDAVLGEVDRGFGYAQVRLGPARLTHCMRWLGVARRAQDVALDRAASRSAFGRPLDELGMVQQLIADSEIDIEAARALLWRACWELDQGRPGAQHTSIAKTFVAEAVHRVVDRAVQICGALGISADAPLSRLYREVRPFRIYDGPSETHRWAIARRASKARAALR, encoded by the coding sequence ATGCCGATCAAGTTCACTGTGGACGAGCCCGTCGCCCGGCTCGCCGAACGCGTGCGGGAGTTCGTCCGGGAGGTCGTCCTCCCCGAGGAACAGGCCTGCGACGGCGTGCTGCACGACGGGCCGGAACCGCTCCGGCGCCGGCTTCAGCAGGCCGCGCGTGACGCCGGGGTCTTCGCCCCGCACCTGGGCCTGGACCTGCGCGGCCAGGCCGTGGTGTTCGAGGCCGCCGGCTACTCCCTGCTCGGCCCGCTCGCCCTGAACATCGCGGCGCCCGACGAGGGCAACATGCACCTGCTGGCCAAGGTCGCCGGCGAAGACCAGCGGAAACGCTACCTGGACCCGCTCGCCGCCGGAGAGATCCGCTCCTGCTTCGCGATGACCGAACCGGCGCCCGGCGCGGGCTCGGACCCGCGCGCCCTCACCACGACGGCGACCCGGGTCACCGGCGGCTGGCGGATCGACGGCCGGAAGTGGTTCATCAGCGGCGCCGACGGGGCCGCCTTCGCGATCTGCATGGCCCGCACCAGCGGCGTGCCCGGGGACGCCGGCGGCGCGACGATGTTCCTCGTCGACGCGGGCAACCCGGGCATGAAGATCGTCCGCAACATCGCGACCCTCGACGAAGGACTCTTCGGCGGCCACAGTGAAGTCCTCTTCGACGGCTGCGAGGTCGGCGACGACGCCGTGCTCGGCGAGGTCGACCGCGGCTTCGGCTACGCCCAGGTCCGGCTCGGGCCCGCGCGGCTCACCCACTGCATGCGGTGGCTGGGCGTCGCCCGCCGGGCGCAGGACGTCGCCCTCGACCGCGCCGCGAGCCGGTCGGCGTTCGGCCGCCCGCTCGACGAGCTCGGGATGGTGCAGCAGCTGATCGCCGACTCCGAAATCGACATCGAGGCGGCTCGGGCCCTGCTGTGGCGCGCCTGCTGGGAGCTGGACCAGGGGCGTCCCGGCGCGCAGCACACGTCGATCGCCAAGACGTTCGTGGCCGAGGCCGTGCACCGGGTGGTCGACCGCGCGGTCCAGATCTGCGGCGCGCTCGGGATCTCCGCGGACGCCCCGCTTTCGCGGCTGTACCGGGAAGTCCGGCCCTTCCGCATCTACGACGGCCCGTCGGAGACGCACCGGTGGGCGATCGCCCGGCGCGCGTCCAAGGCCCGCGCGGCTCTCCGATGA
- a CDS encoding phosphotransferase family protein, with protein MTDTGVDVDALRRYFEREVPEFGGELGIELIHGGRSNLTYAVTDGTRRWVLRRPPLGHLTPTAHDVGREFRVMAALGPTDVPVPRTVVSCEDPAVLGVPFTIVSHVDGPVLRDGAALPEIDVRRYTMALVDELVKLHALVPAEIGLGAFGRPEGFLGRQLRRWRGQWDRVATRELTTVGDLHERLVKAAPAESGAVLVHGDYRWDNTILAPGEPSRIAAIVDWEMAALGDPLTDLGLLLVYWDPRVAPVLGVRHVPTAHPGFPAAADLAGQYARRSGRDLTELAFYQALGWFKLAVIAEGIHARHRAGQSVGTGYDEVGAAVPGLVGAGLALLT; from the coding sequence ATGACCGACACCGGCGTCGACGTCGACGCCTTGCGACGCTACTTCGAGCGCGAGGTTCCGGAGTTCGGCGGCGAGCTGGGGATCGAGCTGATCCACGGCGGCCGGTCCAACCTCACTTACGCCGTGACCGACGGGACGCGCCGCTGGGTGCTGCGCCGCCCGCCGCTCGGGCACCTCACGCCGACCGCGCACGATGTCGGCCGCGAGTTCCGCGTGATGGCGGCGCTCGGCCCGACGGACGTCCCGGTCCCCCGCACCGTCGTCTCGTGTGAAGACCCGGCGGTACTCGGGGTTCCCTTCACCATCGTGTCGCATGTGGACGGACCGGTGCTGCGGGACGGCGCCGCCTTGCCGGAGATCGACGTCCGCCGGTACACGATGGCGCTGGTCGACGAGCTGGTGAAGCTGCACGCCCTCGTCCCCGCGGAGATCGGCCTCGGCGCGTTCGGCCGCCCCGAAGGCTTTCTCGGCCGCCAGCTCCGCCGCTGGCGAGGCCAGTGGGACCGGGTCGCGACCCGGGAGCTGACCACGGTCGGCGACCTGCACGAACGGCTCGTCAAGGCCGCGCCGGCGGAGAGCGGCGCCGTTCTGGTGCACGGCGACTACCGCTGGGACAACACGATCCTCGCACCGGGCGAGCCGAGCCGGATCGCGGCGATCGTCGACTGGGAGATGGCCGCGCTCGGTGATCCGCTCACCGACCTCGGGCTGCTGCTCGTGTACTGGGACCCGCGGGTGGCGCCCGTCCTCGGCGTCCGGCACGTCCCGACCGCGCACCCCGGCTTTCCCGCCGCGGCCGACCTCGCCGGGCAGTACGCCCGGCGCAGTGGCCGCGACCTCACGGAACTGGCTTTTTACCAGGCACTCGGCTGGTTCAAGCTCGCCGTCATCGCCGAAGGCATCCACGCCCGCCACCGGGCCGGGCAGTCGGTCGGCACCGGCTACGACGAAGTCGGCGCGGCCGTGCCCGGCCTGGTCGGCGCGGGTCTCGCCCTGCTCACCTGA
- a CDS encoding AfsR/SARP family transcriptional regulator, which yields MRWTHRRERNVVAALLTQPGRRMSIDALVDWAWNEDEVRPREPRGALYKCVGRIRQALAQAGAPVKIVAISGGYQLEIDPELIDFHAFRSAMRRAHELSDQDEHRKACEAARAALALWRDEPLAGITSEPARNWRTSVTVNHWIPANTFLLSELLAVGRPDEALLLLDELSHGYATELWFAMLRLQALTAVGRYAARNEYYLDMYRYFRRTGDDQAAEDLRALQDHLRAPEPLSTGTDPAPANRPGAPPPPLRELPRDVAGFTGRADVLADLDTALTPAREAFVPTVVAVTGPPGVGKTSTVVHWATKVASRFPGGVMLIDLHGVGPAPRVEPADVVGALLCALNYPVDQIIGAAGRAARLRSLLSERPMLVVLDNAEDTTHIEPLLGVLSDCAVIVTARRRLKALARRHQCPTLTLAPLSGEMSAELLRRRLGERSVREPDAIARLASLCNGLPLALTIVAERAASRAGSRLQTIVEQVRDPATLLAMGDDGDGEEMNLYLAFSWSYQCLEPSAQQAFRVFGLHPGPEAGVEVLASAAGVPVTEGRRALDLLVAAHLVQQPGDGDRYRIHDLFHHFARALNTPGMPVDGPRRRMVAYYLHTAHNAHRIVHPRERGPKMPPVEPGCRPDRFTDPLAAMRWCLRERANLTAMAGYAAAHGLDELAWRFPHVTGPVLNRFGFFDDVIATLTVAVRSAAVSGNDLARMACLNDLGYLHLLAGHDAIAETHLRQALELATAHDVAFAVLTVKLNMGHRHRHAGRLDQAAALYEECAVAAREIGDEERQAKAAHNLAKTLAELDQPFRALEHLQQALLLRRGLGDAPGLVETHTELVGVYTDLAEFGPAHAHCRAALPLLERVRDLTAVMRLHTARANLALAEGRLDEALRFAREAVVFAERSQTATGEARALTALGHVLARRGDLEPARTAWSRAAGLYRDRERHRRADRVERHLAELEAAPDIPDARVSDEVTVSLPAPSSRHSS from the coding sequence GTGAGGTGGACGCACCGGCGCGAACGCAACGTCGTCGCCGCGCTGCTGACCCAGCCGGGCCGGCGGATGTCGATCGACGCCCTGGTCGACTGGGCCTGGAACGAGGACGAAGTACGGCCGCGGGAGCCGAGGGGCGCGCTCTACAAGTGCGTCGGCCGGATCCGCCAAGCGCTCGCCCAGGCCGGCGCACCCGTGAAGATCGTCGCGATCAGCGGTGGGTACCAGCTCGAGATCGACCCCGAACTGATCGATTTCCACGCTTTCCGCTCGGCAATGCGGCGAGCCCATGAACTGAGTGACCAGGACGAGCATCGGAAAGCGTGCGAGGCGGCCCGGGCCGCGCTGGCGTTGTGGCGCGACGAACCACTGGCCGGTATCACGTCCGAACCGGCGCGGAATTGGCGAACTTCGGTAACCGTGAATCACTGGATTCCCGCCAACACGTTCCTGCTTTCGGAACTGCTCGCGGTCGGGCGCCCGGACGAGGCACTGCTCCTGCTCGACGAGCTGAGCCACGGGTACGCCACCGAACTCTGGTTCGCCATGCTGCGGCTGCAGGCGCTCACCGCGGTCGGCCGGTATGCGGCTCGCAACGAGTACTACCTCGACATGTACCGGTACTTCCGCAGAACCGGAGACGACCAGGCCGCCGAGGACCTCCGTGCCCTGCAGGACCACCTCCGTGCGCCGGAACCCCTTTCCACGGGAACGGACCCGGCGCCCGCGAACCGGCCCGGCGCACCACCCCCGCCATTGCGTGAACTCCCGCGCGACGTGGCGGGTTTCACCGGCCGCGCGGACGTCCTCGCCGACCTCGACACCGCGTTGACCCCGGCACGCGAGGCCTTCGTGCCGACCGTCGTGGCGGTCACGGGACCCCCGGGTGTCGGCAAGACCAGCACGGTCGTGCATTGGGCGACGAAGGTGGCTTCGCGCTTTCCTGGCGGTGTCATGCTGATCGACCTGCACGGGGTCGGCCCGGCGCCGCGCGTGGAACCCGCCGACGTGGTCGGCGCACTGCTGTGTGCCCTGAACTACCCGGTCGACCAGATCATCGGTGCGGCCGGGCGGGCCGCCCGGCTCCGCAGTCTCCTGAGCGAGCGGCCGATGCTGGTCGTCCTGGACAACGCCGAGGACACCACACACATCGAGCCGCTGCTCGGCGTCCTGTCCGACTGCGCCGTGATCGTCACCGCACGGCGGCGGCTGAAAGCCCTCGCCCGGCGGCACCAGTGCCCGACGCTCACCCTCGCCCCGCTCTCCGGAGAGATGTCGGCCGAGTTGCTTCGCCGGCGGCTGGGGGAGCGGTCGGTGCGCGAACCGGACGCGATCGCCAGGCTCGCCTCGCTGTGCAACGGGTTGCCCCTGGCCCTGACCATCGTCGCCGAACGGGCCGCCAGCCGGGCGGGCAGCCGGCTGCAGACCATCGTCGAGCAGGTCCGCGACCCGGCCACCCTGCTGGCGATGGGGGACGACGGCGACGGCGAAGAGATGAACTTGTACCTGGCGTTCTCCTGGTCCTACCAGTGCCTCGAACCGTCCGCGCAGCAGGCTTTCCGGGTGTTCGGCCTGCACCCCGGTCCCGAAGCCGGCGTCGAGGTGCTGGCCTCGGCCGCCGGTGTCCCGGTGACGGAAGGCCGGCGGGCCCTGGACCTGCTTGTCGCAGCTCATCTCGTCCAGCAGCCGGGCGACGGCGACCGCTACCGCATCCACGACCTGTTCCACCACTTCGCCCGGGCGCTGAACACGCCGGGTATGCCGGTCGACGGGCCGCGCCGGCGGATGGTCGCCTACTACTTGCACACCGCCCACAACGCGCACCGGATCGTCCACCCGCGCGAGCGCGGGCCGAAGATGCCGCCCGTCGAACCGGGGTGCCGGCCCGACCGGTTCACCGATCCACTCGCCGCGATGCGCTGGTGCCTCCGCGAACGCGCGAACCTCACGGCGATGGCCGGCTACGCGGCCGCCCACGGCCTCGATGAGCTCGCCTGGCGGTTTCCGCACGTCACGGGGCCCGTCCTGAACCGCTTCGGATTCTTCGACGACGTGATCGCAACCCTGACCGTCGCTGTCCGGTCCGCCGCCGTGTCGGGCAACGATCTGGCGCGCATGGCCTGCTTGAACGACCTCGGCTACCTCCACCTGCTCGCCGGGCACGACGCGATCGCGGAGACGCACCTGCGGCAGGCCCTCGAACTGGCCACGGCGCACGACGTCGCGTTCGCCGTGCTCACCGTCAAGCTCAACATGGGACACCGGCACCGGCACGCGGGGCGGCTCGATCAGGCGGCGGCGTTGTACGAGGAATGCGCCGTCGCCGCCCGCGAGATCGGGGACGAGGAGCGGCAGGCCAAGGCCGCGCACAACCTGGCCAAGACTCTCGCCGAGCTCGACCAGCCGTTTCGTGCACTCGAGCACCTGCAGCAGGCTCTGCTCCTGCGGCGCGGGCTCGGCGACGCGCCGGGGTTGGTGGAAACGCACACCGAGCTCGTCGGCGTCTACACCGACCTCGCCGAGTTCGGTCCGGCACACGCGCATTGCCGTGCGGCGCTTCCCCTGCTCGAGAGGGTCCGTGATCTGACGGCGGTCATGCGGCTGCACACCGCGCGGGCCAACCTGGCCCTCGCCGAAGGCCGGCTCGACGAGGCACTGCGGTTCGCCAGGGAAGCGGTGGTCTTCGCCGAGCGGTCGCAGACCGCCACCGGAGAAGCCCGTGCGCTCACAGCTCTCGGGCATGTCCTGGCGCGCCGGGGCGACCTGGAACCGGCGCGTACCGCCTGGAGCCGCGCCGCGGGCCTGTACCGCGACCGGGAACGCCACCGCCGCGCCGATCGGGTCGAGCGGCACCTGGCCGAGCTGGAGGCCGCCCCCGACATCCCGGACGCCCGGGTCAGCGACGAGGTTACGGTTTCCCTCCCGGCCCCGTCCAGTCGTCACTCTTCATAG
- a CDS encoding TetR/AcrR family transcriptional regulator yields the protein MKVERPHRPGDIAAGLPADRAAAIRLAALRLFAAQGYRATTMADIGAAVGIRGPSLYKHVSGKQVLLAEIMLGTMDALLAMHAEAVDGVTDVTERLRRAVEAHVRYHARHRLEAFVGNREIGSLERPGRVLRLRSAYERGFRELIERGLAEGVFTVRSARLASYSILDMGMGVANWFHDSGEFSVDQLAYQYGDLALRIVGR from the coding sequence ATGAAGGTGGAACGTCCCCATCGCCCCGGCGACATCGCGGCCGGGCTGCCGGCCGACCGGGCCGCGGCGATCCGGCTGGCGGCGCTGCGGCTGTTCGCCGCGCAGGGCTACCGGGCGACGACGATGGCCGACATCGGTGCCGCGGTCGGCATCCGCGGGCCCAGCCTGTACAAGCACGTGTCCGGCAAGCAGGTGCTGCTGGCCGAGATCATGCTCGGCACGATGGACGCGCTCCTGGCGATGCACGCCGAGGCGGTCGACGGCGTCACCGACGTGACCGAGCGCCTGCGCCGCGCGGTGGAGGCGCACGTCCGGTACCACGCCCGGCACCGCCTCGAAGCGTTCGTCGGCAACCGCGAGATCGGCAGCCTGGAGCGGCCCGGCCGGGTCCTCCGCCTGCGCAGCGCGTACGAGCGCGGGTTTCGCGAACTGATCGAACGCGGTCTGGCGGAGGGCGTCTTCACGGTCCGGTCGGCCCGGCTGGCGTCGTACTCGATCCTCGACATGGGCATGGGCGTGGCGAACTGGTTCCACGACAGCGGCGAGTTCTCCGTCGACCAGCTCGCGTACCAGTACGGCGACCTGGCCCTGCGGATCGTCGGCCGCTAG
- a CDS encoding helix-turn-helix domain-containing protein, translating to MDERTPHHRTFADLTHDQQDNLLAEIYARGASLAELSRLTGLSYSWLRRRLLKAGVELRSRPGPRESPVPPEILVEEYRAGASILALAERHGLYYKRVREILLREGAELRPSTRAKPEDD from the coding sequence ATGGACGAAAGGACACCGCACCACCGGACGTTCGCCGATCTCACCCACGATCAACAGGACAACCTGCTCGCCGAGATCTACGCGCGCGGTGCTTCGCTCGCCGAATTGTCGCGCCTGACCGGGCTCAGCTACTCCTGGCTGCGCAGGCGGCTGCTCAAGGCCGGTGTCGAACTGCGCTCCAGACCGGGACCGCGAGAATCGCCTGTCCCACCGGAAATCCTCGTCGAGGAGTATCGGGCCGGGGCGAGTATCCTCGCGCTGGCCGAGAGACACGGGCTGTACTACAAGCGCGTCCGGGAAATTCTGCTGCGCGAAGGTGCCGAGCTGCGACCGTCGACCCGGGCCAAGCCGGAAGACGACTGA